Proteins from one Pantoea cypripedii genomic window:
- a CDS encoding hydantoinase/oxoprolinase family protein yields the protein MSVTISVDVGGTFTDIVVDDRGELAFYKSLSNHDDIAQGIMDGIGHVATQRGTSVQSLLQGCSTFSCGTTAATNAILERRTARTVLICTEGFRDILLIREGGRENSYEIFEDYPEPLVPRHLTFAVAERINAEGGIETPLDEQQVYDILETIRPLQPEAIAVALMWSVMNPTHELKIAELLSQMFPGVPISLSHEVNPAVGEYRRTSATVLDASLKPVMKGSIGQLGERLTAAGFSRKPLFVCSNGGRTSADAIVAKPVFLCLSGPSAAPGAAVRLVEQAGLHERNVISMDLGGTSLDVCMAIDGAVAMQRQGTIAGHVFGVPSVEISTIAAGGGSIARVDAGGFVHVGPKSAGSKPGPACYGLGGNQPTLTDANLILGFLEAERFGGGHLVLDVEKAKKAVMQYVADPLGVSVEKAAAIIAAVAEQNMISAIENMTMRKGFDPRDFVLVSGGAAGGLHAANLAKQLGIGKVLIPRAGSVLSAYGISTGDIMFDFGRMGYSRSDAFNFDLVNSSLAALVAQGNEFLDSMMVKPERREILLSVECRYHGQVSQIAVPFVHQVIDTENLKSLVADFHQIHERLNSVASPGESVEFLEWRVQAIGRVQNSVAVRGESGSAESICASVREVYLENEWVTIPAFDASTIPQGTKMRGPCIVSDLLTSNFVPAGSQAVTTEEGGLLIIFD from the coding sequence ATGAGTGTGACCATTTCGGTAGACGTCGGTGGAACCTTTACTGACATCGTTGTTGACGATCGCGGTGAACTGGCCTTCTACAAATCCCTGTCAAACCATGACGATATCGCGCAGGGGATTATGGACGGTATTGGCCACGTGGCGACTCAGCGTGGTACCAGTGTACAAAGCCTGCTTCAAGGATGTAGCACTTTTTCCTGCGGCACGACGGCGGCAACCAATGCCATTTTAGAACGCCGTACCGCAAGGACTGTGCTGATCTGCACCGAAGGATTCCGCGATATCCTGCTTATCAGAGAAGGGGGACGGGAAAACAGCTATGAGATCTTTGAAGACTATCCTGAGCCGCTGGTACCGCGTCATCTGACCTTTGCCGTTGCTGAGCGCATCAATGCAGAAGGGGGGATTGAAACCCCACTTGATGAGCAACAAGTGTATGACATTCTCGAGACCATCAGACCGTTACAACCTGAAGCTATTGCGGTGGCGCTGATGTGGTCAGTGATGAACCCGACCCACGAGCTGAAAATCGCTGAGCTGCTAAGTCAGATGTTTCCCGGTGTGCCGATCAGCCTGTCCCATGAAGTGAACCCCGCGGTGGGTGAATACCGGCGTACCTCGGCAACGGTGCTGGATGCGTCATTAAAACCAGTGATGAAGGGCAGTATCGGCCAGCTGGGTGAGCGGTTAACTGCGGCGGGTTTTTCCCGTAAACCACTCTTTGTCTGTTCGAATGGTGGCAGGACATCAGCGGATGCGATCGTGGCAAAACCGGTATTTTTGTGTCTGTCAGGTCCTTCTGCAGCACCGGGTGCCGCAGTCAGGTTGGTAGAGCAGGCAGGTCTGCACGAGCGCAATGTTATTTCGATGGATTTAGGCGGGACCAGCCTTGATGTTTGCATGGCAATTGATGGGGCGGTGGCGATGCAACGCCAGGGAACTATCGCCGGACATGTGTTTGGTGTGCCCTCGGTGGAGATCTCAACGATTGCCGCCGGTGGGGGTTCGATTGCCCGTGTCGACGCGGGTGGCTTTGTCCATGTCGGTCCTAAAAGTGCCGGTTCTAAACCCGGTCCCGCCTGTTATGGGCTGGGTGGTAATCAACCGACATTAACCGATGCCAACCTGATCCTCGGTTTTCTTGAAGCAGAACGCTTTGGAGGCGGTCATCTCGTTCTGGACGTTGAAAAGGCGAAAAAAGCGGTGATGCAATATGTTGCGGACCCTTTGGGTGTCTCGGTGGAGAAAGCAGCGGCGATTATCGCAGCGGTTGCAGAACAGAATATGATTTCTGCTATCGAAAATATGACTATGCGAAAAGGGTTTGACCCACGAGATTTTGTTCTGGTATCCGGTGGGGCCGCCGGCGGTTTACATGCGGCAAATCTTGCGAAACAACTCGGTATCGGCAAAGTTCTGATCCCTCGTGCGGGCAGTGTTCTGAGTGCCTATGGCATCTCTACCGGGGATATCATGTTTGACTTTGGCCGGATGGGTTACAGCCGAAGTGATGCCTTCAACTTTGATTTGGTGAACTCCAGTCTGGCCGCCTTAGTAGCACAGGGTAATGAGTTCCTTGATTCCATGATGGTGAAGCCAGAGCGCCGCGAGATATTGCTTTCTGTTGAGTGTCGCTATCATGGACAGGTTTCGCAAATAGCCGTTCCGTTTGTGCACCAGGTTATCGACACAGAGAATCTCAAATCGCTGGTTGCAGATTTTCACCAGATTCATGAACGGCTCAATTCGGTTGCTTCACCCGGTGAATCGGTTGAATTCCTTGAATGGCGTGTTCAGGCTATTGGGCGCGTGCAAAACTCCGTGGCAGTCCGTGGTGAATCGGGTTCTGCTGAATCCATCTGCGCTTCCGTCAGAGAGGTGTATCTGGAGAACGAATGGGTCACGATCCCGGCTTTTGATGCCAGTACTATACCTCAGGGTACTAAGATGCGCGGTCCCTGCATCGTATCAGACCTGCTGACATCTAACTTCGTCCCTGCTGGCAGTCAGGCGGTCACTACTGAGGAAGGTGGCTTGCTGATTATTTTTGATTGA
- a CDS encoding LacI family DNA-binding transcriptional regulator: MKKVTIQEVAKEAGVSPTTVSNFFNDRLNHMRVGTKQRIEKAIATLGYVPNQAAQQLRTGKTPMIGLLVPTVANSFFGELAVEMEQAAKEQGFRIILCNTLQSASNERDFWFGLHALGVRGVICSSALVTVEELEEYVKMGLCVVAVDEKPCEHLPPSVDFVSIDHKQSIRLAVDHLVELGHSSISYIADFSNTTFSRRSKAEGFLDAVASHGLRDCHLVMPNHSEGTPRFSDKELAELGRTAVSIILSEHPDTTAIVTFNDMTALGAIEALKERQIAVPERISVVGIDGISVGELLSPTITSVRQPLQMSAVKAIASVAEQLDRGRRQRKDIIIAPELIVRKSSAPPPRCNIDTLSPHPGTNDRPSPDENIVTARINQK, encoded by the coding sequence ACTTTTTCAATGATCGACTTAACCACATGCGCGTGGGTACCAAACAACGCATCGAGAAAGCGATAGCCACACTTGGCTATGTTCCTAATCAGGCCGCCCAGCAGTTAAGAACCGGTAAGACGCCAATGATCGGACTGCTGGTACCGACAGTCGCCAACTCATTTTTTGGTGAATTAGCGGTTGAGATGGAACAGGCAGCGAAAGAACAGGGTTTTCGCATTATCCTTTGCAATACACTGCAAAGCGCATCCAATGAACGCGATTTCTGGTTCGGTTTGCATGCCCTTGGTGTTCGCGGTGTGATTTGTTCCTCAGCACTGGTTACCGTCGAAGAACTGGAAGAGTATGTCAAAATGGGTTTGTGCGTGGTCGCTGTCGATGAAAAACCCTGCGAACACCTTCCCCCCTCAGTTGACTTCGTCTCGATTGACCATAAACAATCCATTCGCCTGGCAGTAGACCATCTTGTTGAGTTGGGGCACAGTTCTATCAGCTATATCGCCGACTTCAGCAACACGACTTTCAGCCGTCGATCCAAAGCCGAAGGTTTTCTCGATGCGGTGGCCAGCCACGGACTGAGAGATTGTCATCTGGTTATGCCGAACCACAGCGAAGGCACGCCACGATTCTCTGATAAAGAACTGGCAGAGCTTGGCAGAACTGCCGTGAGCATCATTCTTTCCGAGCACCCTGACACGACGGCCATCGTAACCTTTAACGATATGACGGCTCTGGGCGCGATTGAAGCACTCAAAGAGCGACAAATAGCCGTTCCTGAGCGAATTTCTGTCGTCGGGATTGACGGTATCAGTGTTGGAGAACTGCTGTCGCCGACGATCACATCAGTACGTCAGCCATTGCAAATGAGTGCAGTTAAGGCAATTGCCTCAGTAGCTGAGCAACTTGACCGGGGCAGAAGACAACGTAAGGACATCATTATTGCGCCTGAACTTATCGTCAGGAAGTCCTCTGCACCACCTCCCAGGTGTAACATCGACACGCTGAGTCCTCATCCGGGTACAAATGACAGACCTTCCCCGGATGAGAACATCGTTACTGCCCGGATCAATCAAAAATAA